From the Synchiropus splendidus isolate RoL2022-P1 chromosome 3, RoL_Sspl_1.0, whole genome shotgun sequence genome, the window atgtctttttttcaacatgcgaggtctgccattttttaacttttattttgtacaaTGAAAGATCGTAAGATTTGCTGATAGCAGTAAATATAATGTAGTAGCCTTGATGGTCCTGAACGGGCTTGGAATTCTTATTATTTTCTATTGAAAATAGTTtcgttttttttatcttaaacaGGAGTTTATATTAAAAATTGACCACCTGTCATATATGTATTCACAGGCAGAGAGGTGGTACCTAGTTTTACAACATCCAAGCAGTAAACTAACAGATGGGAAGGATCAGAGTTAAATATTGACCATAAGTGCTGCTCACAGAGCTCAAGAGGTAAGTCACATTTGCTggttgaaatcttttttttttttactgcaaatGAGAATTACTGACAAGAGAGTAAATTGTTGTTGGCCATTTTAGTAAAAAGATTAGTTGGTTTTATTGCGTAGAAGCTCTAATGCTAAAAAGAAAGTGGTAGTAGTTTGAATTCACCGTGACTTTTCCAGCTTGTACACGTTCATCGCACACAGTGGGCGTGAATGGCATCTTCCGTGTCCCCAGATCCGCTGCCTAATGTTGTTAGACTCGACTGATGCGCATTTCCAAACCTAATTGTGACGTGCGAAAGGGAACACAGTTGTGTACATAGTGTACGAGGAGGGACTCAGACAGGCGGGGAGTGTGTGTCAGGAAGCGAGGAGTCCGGTCGCAGCTATACATGAGCTGCtcgggtgtttttttttatcaggagGATTTCAGAAGAGATCAGCTGCTGTTCGCGCTATTCAAGAAGAGTAAAGTCTCAATGGGGTATTGATACTGCAGTTCATCAAAGTGGTCACTTGGTGGGGCGCTATTACACAGGAAGTGCAGGTAAAATCCAGAGAAGAATCTTCCGTCACGTGAAcaacttcttcccctcggccgtcagagtGATGAAATCGTGATCAccccttgttgtttgtgagttacttatttattagttacttccattattattattattttattttattttttgttcatgattgcacgttattccaaagcactatCGCAGtgggtgggatcctcactgaccatggcaacaaagctgattctgattctgacctgCCTTCcatccgccgccgccgccgccgccaacaCCTCCGGAAGTCGTCACCAACAACCGGAAGGCTCGAGCCCGGGGATGGCCAGTGTGGTGTGTACATGTTGAAGTGAAGTTCGAGTGAACACAAGGAGGTGTCACCAACGCGCGCTTTCTGTTTCCTCAGGTTGAAGTGGAGTGGGACTTCGTCTTTTGTGGAAACAGTTACTATCGCACGTTTATCGAAAGGCCCCGACAGCGCGGCGGCCAGGCGCCGCCTCTGAGGACGGTGAAAGTGATGCTGCTCGGTAACGGACCGTGGAGGTTCCAGGTTTGGGAGGCGCTGAAGGGTAAGCTGctcattttcaaaagaaaaaattaGATTTCAAATCTCATATTATGAACTATAATTATATCCTACAAATGATACTTTAATTCCATTTTTCGTGATTTAATGTGAAAGTGTCGTTATTGACCTTATTTGAAAAAGGTACtattaaaatgtttcatcttACTTGCACTTGTTTTTTGCTATATTTGCGTTGTTTAGTTGGAACCATGAACAGTTGGATGAGAATGGTAATGGAAATGTTTTTACTTAAATGTTGCAAGTACACAAATAGATGACAAAAACTGTGAAACACATGAACATATTTTGTCAGtacatgaaataataatgaagatgATATAAACGTCATTCAGAattaagttaaaataaaaagctcttcgAATACCtaaagaatttgaattactatcatatttacagttatttttgtgttttatttgcagTTAAATTACATTCTTTTTATATTGTATTGGCGACTAATCTTCgatttgttttgtgaaatgtaacattttaaCACTTGAATAAaagcttgtttttcctcttaATGCTAAAGTCATATATCAATAAATTAAACCGCTTAGAGAAAAGACCCAAGCATTAGAGTTATAGTATATGGAGCAGGTTCAAATTaattcctaaaaaaaaactctcattTTCAGATGTTACCGAGTCCATAGACTTTATGCTCCTCTTTCAAATCTTAACCAAGTTTTTCCGGGGCAAAGAAAAAGAGTCAGACTTGCGGCTGGCCATGATGGACATTATCCCTCCCTCGCCAAATCCGGAAATCCTCAAGAACCTCTCCATGGATGAAATCCATGTGATCGTGCTGGTCGTGAGAGCAGATCAGCCTCCAGACATGGCTCCTCTGGTGCAGCGGGTTGAGGTGAATGCACTCAATCTGACCTTGAAAACACAATGCTTACTCATCTTCTTTTTGATCGACAGCATTGGTTTGGTCCAGAGTGGCACTGTCACACGCTGGTTGTCTTCACAAACGCAGTCCAGCTTAAGAAGTCTGGCCTTCGTCCGGTGGATTACTTTGCCAGCATGCCGGATCCAATAAGAGCGCTGGCGCAGCGGGTTGGTGGCGGGTACTTGTTTTTCGATCACCATGGCGGATGGCCCTGTGTCGCAGGCCGAGCGCTCAGAGAGCATCTGTTCCAAGTGTCTGCTCAGAACCATCATAAAGCTCTGAAGATCATATGCTCAAGCGAGGCGTCTCACTTTGACTGAATTAACTGGAGTGAAAACGTCTCTAGCGTGTTATCTTAAACAAGATCGCAATGTCCGCAAAAGCTTTTCTAACATGTGCCTgtcctacttcctgtttacatccGGGGAAGCCGTCTTGTAATATGGGTGGTACAGATTTCCAAGGTAAACCATTTCGTCCTTTGATCCTGAAAACCGAAGCAGCGTTTCTCATGAACTAGAGCTCAGGTGGAAACAAACTGGTTTTCATCTGGTTTTATTTAGTTCAAGCAGTGAGAGCATACATCCTGTCTGCATCAGGTTATCTGATGGTGCAGTTGTTGAGGGACGGAGCGCGGCAGAGACCCTTTCCCTTCACCTGGAAACCACAGCCCTTAAAGTTGGCCACGCCCTTGCCGTCTACCTTGAGGTCCGGCCGAAGAAGCTCCCAAACTCTCTGCTTGGACTGCAGCTCTTTGTCTGGCTCTCCTGCGTGAAGATATTTTCCCAgctcagttttctgttttttttgtttgttattgccACAGAGGTTACCGGGGTAGTCGAGGCAGGTGACTCTGTCTCCGGGCGAGGAGCCTGTGGGCGGAGCCAGCAGCTCCACGGCGTCCTCCGAatcacagcagcagagcagtcGGGCCTGGGAGACCACGCCCTTCAGTTTACAGGCCTTGACGTTGCACAGCAACACGGCGAGAGAACCTTGGAGCTGTGAAGGAGAATATTGGATTGACTGTCGAGAACATTCATGGTCAGAGAAGAAAACATTGGCACATAATCATTACGCAGACTAATGCATTGGTAACCTGTGTACGGCAGAATATCTCTTCTATTGAGTCTCTTATATCTTAGTCTCTTAGACTTATTCTGTCTTTAATCCTTCATAGAAGACTCCACCTTTCTAAAAGAAATTCAAGCTTGATCTTCCTTGTGACAAGGATTATGTAATAACCAAAGTGGCAGTAACTTGTTTGGTAACATGTTACTTTTTTCCTGAATGTACCATGTTTTAATCATGTGATCCAGTGTTTTTGAAACTTTTTTAATCCGCGGCACACTTGGTTTGAAAAGTTGTAGCTACCAACTGTCGGCTAATTTTGACAATTTGTGGAAACTAATCGcagaaaatgacattgtttAAACATGTCTGGGttatatggcaaaaatatatcatgatttcttttttta encodes:
- the LOC128756125 gene encoding uncharacterized protein LOC128756125; translation: MATKLILILTCLPSAAAAAANTSGSRHQQPEGSSPGMASVVEVEWDFVFCGNSYYRTFIERPRQRGGQAPPLRTVKVMLLGNGPWRFQVWEALKDVTESIDFMLLFQILTKFFRGKEKESDLRLAMMDIIPPSPNPEILKNLSMDEIHVIVLVVRADQPPDMAPLVQRVEHWFGPEWHCHTLVVFTNAVQLKKSGLRPVDYFASMPDPIRALAQRVGGGYLFFDHHGGWPCVAGRALREHLFQVSAQNHHKALKIICSSEASHFD